One window of Fusarium keratoplasticum isolate Fu6.1 chromosome 2, whole genome shotgun sequence genomic DNA carries:
- a CDS encoding SAP30-Sin3-bdg domain-containing protein, with protein sequence MPPAKSSRNHDDSKAEGPNSKEKGGNGHSSTKMRRGASQQNHSHLREVTNAAAIPPPQPAAEPSPPSLQWTTFERDILHAYRREHRLNTPSSFSNPYRQWILSQPNGIGLHSPTMVRRQQARRQSKDKLALAVRKHFNGMGVQENDVIVDFIYKIRHDTTRISKPYSAPTATTK encoded by the exons ATGCCTCCAGCAAAATCCTCGCGAAACCACGACGACTCCAAGGCCGAAGGCCCCAATTCCAAGGAAAAGGGCGGCAACGGTCACTCTTCGACCAAGATGCGCCGGGGCGCCAGCCAGCAGAATCACTCTCATCTGCGCGAAGTTACAAACGCTGCTGCcattcctcctcctcagcctgctgctgagccTTCTCCTCCTAGT CTACAATGGACCACTTTCGAGCGAGACATCCTCCATGCTTACCGTCGCGAGCATCGCCTGAACACCCcgagctccttctcgaaCCCCTACCGTCAATGGATTCTCTCGCAACCGAACGGAATTGGCCTCCATTCCCCAACCATGGTTCGACGCCAGCAAGCTCGTCGCCAGAGCAAGGACAAGCTTGCTCTGGCCGTGCGCAAGCATTTTAACGGAATGGGTGTGCAAGAGAACGACGTGATCGTCGACTTTATTTACAAGATTCGTCACGACACCACCCGCATCTCGAAGCCGTACTCGGCcccgacggcgacgacgaaaTAA
- a CDS encoding ATP-dependent RNA helicase DBP10, whose amino-acid sequence MPRRGASPTPSEGEVDILGSLYPGDGDGDNGTNGNDAGLDLDFDGLLNGPEPGNDDGDEAFIALQQAASFRKASNLKGRTVKKGGGFQAMGLNSNLLKAITRKGFSVPTPIQRKSIPLILDRKDLVGMARTGSGKTAAFVIPMIERLRAHSARFGTRALILSPSRELAIQTLKVVKEFGRGTDLKSVLLVGGDSLEEQFGYMAANPDIVIATPGRFLHLKVEMSLDLSSIQYVVFDEADRLFEMGFAAQLTEILHALPPSRQSLLFSATLPASLVEFARAGLQDPSLVRLDAETKVSPDLESAFFSVKGAEKEGSLLHILHDVIKMPVGLPEGAKEQQSEKGSKKRKRGPEGGSGKPTEHSTIIFTATKHHVEYLANLLIEAGFAVSYVYGSLDQVARRMQVEDFRRGKTNILVVTDVAARGIDIPVLANVINFDFPPQPKVFVHRVGRTARAGQRGWSYSLVRDTDAPYLLDLQLFLGKKLVVGQENTSPSFADDVVVGALKRDSVETHVEWFNKVLHENEDVSALRGVAGKAEKLYLKTRNSAASQSAKRARELVGTQGWTQLHPLFGEDVDGAEQARADMLARISGFRPQETIFEVGHRDKSTTEAAEVMKQLRKRITPRRREEKKDEEDDFDGLDDVPSGAQMDVDSDEEEEEEVDMEDDEEDSDDDLEVTVSNNNSKKGQTDWRDSEVFMSYTPRTFNAAEERGYGVQSGGQGSSFVEAARDVTMDLTNDESAKAFGAPTRAKMRWDKKSKKYVSRENDDDGSKGAKMIRGESGVKIAASFQSGRFDKWKRANRMGKLPHVGEVERTGGNTVAQLPSGPRYKHKQEKAPKEADKHRDDYRVRKKRVDEAREKRIGRFRDGMGSKKELKGRDDIRKARQEKERKRAKNARPSRRQ is encoded by the exons ATGCCACGCCGCGGAGCCTCACCAACCCCTTCGGAGGGCGAGGTTGATATCCTCGGATCCCTCTACCccggagacggagacggcgACAATGGTACCAACGGCAACGACGCtggcctcgatctcgatTTTGACGGTCTCTTGAACGGCCCCGAACCTGGCaatgatgacggcgacgaggccttTATCGCTCTGCAGCAGGCGGCTTCCTTTCGAAAAGCTTCCAATCTCAAGGGAAGGACGGTGAAGAAGGGTGGAGGCTTTCAGGCGATGG GCCTCAACAGCAATCTTCTAAAGGCCATTACACGAAAAGGATTCTCAGTTCCAACCCCGATTCAGCGAAAATCAATCCCCTTGATCCTGGACAGGAAAGACCTGGTGGGCATGGCGAGGACAGGTTCTGGAAAGACTGCCGCCTTTGTGATACCCATGATCGAGCGATTGCGCGCCCACAGCGCCAGATTCGGAACACGAGCTCTTATTCTCTCACCATCTCGAGAACTTGCGATCCAGACCTTGAAGGTTGTCAAGGAGTTTGGTCGTGGAACCGACTTGAAAAGTGTTTTGCTGGTCGGCGGTGACAGCCTGGAGGAGCAGTTTGGGTACATGGCCGCCAATCCTGATATTGTGATCGCTACACCTGGTCGATTCCTTCACCTGAAGGTCGAGATGTCACTGGACCTCTCTTCGATTCAATATGTCGTGTTCGATGAAGCCGATCGCCTGTTCGAGATGGGTTTCGCTGCGCAGCTTACCGAGATTCTCCACGCCCTGCCCCCTTCGAGACAAAGTCTGCTGTTCTCAGCGACGCTGCCTGCATCTTTGGTTGAATTTGCGCGCGCCGGCTTGCAGGACCCCAGCCTTGTGCGACTAGATGCTGAGACCAAGGTTTCCCCTGACCTTGAAagcgccttcttctccgtcaaGGGTGCTGAAAAGGAGGGCTCTCTATTGCACATTCTTCACGATGTGATCAAGATGCCGGTTGGACTTCCAGAAGGCGCAAAGGAGCAGCAATCCGAAAAGGGgtccaagaagaggaaacgAGGACCCGAGGGTGGCAGCGGCAAGCCAACAGAACACTCTACAATCATCTTCACAGCAACTAAGCATCACGTCGAGTATCTGGCAAATCTCCTCATTGAGGCAGGCTTTGCGGTTTCCTACGTTTACGGATCCCTCGACCAAGTTGCCAGACGTATGCAGGTTGAAGACTTCCGACGAGGAAAGACAAACATCTTGGTTGTCACTGATGTTGCGGCGCGTGGTATTGATATCCCGGTGCTTGCCAACGTCATCAACTTTGACTTCCCTCCTCAGCCCAAGGTCTTTGTTCATCGAGTTGGTCGAACTGCCCGAGCGGGTCAGCGAGGTTGGAGCTATAGTCTCGTGAGAGACACCGATGCTCCCTACCTGTTGGATCTGCAACTGTTTCTGGGCAAGAAGCTGGTCGTTGGTCAAGAGAACACAAGCCCTTCATTTGCTGACGATGTGGTTGTGGGAGCATTGAAGCGAGACTCGGTAGAGACTCACGTGGAATGGTTCAACAAGGTTCTCCACGAGAACGAAGATGTTTCCGCACTGCGGGGTGTCGCTGGAAAGGCAGAGAAGTTGTATCTGAAGACAAGGAACTCGGCTGCCAGCCAAAGTGCTAAACGAGCAAGGGAGTTGGTTGGAACCCAGGGATGGACGCAGCTCCACCCTCTCTTTGGAGAGGATGTGGACGGAGCCGAACAAGCGCGAGCCGATATGCTGGCGAGAATCAGTGGTTTCAGACCCCAGGAGACAATCTTCGAAGTTGGCCACCGAGACAAGTCAACAACGGAAGCTGCCGAGGTTATGAAGCAGCTACGCAAGAGGATTACACCTAgaaggagagaggagaagaaggacgaggaggacgactTTGATGGTCTGGATGATGTACCATCCGGTGCACAGATGGATGTCGACTctgacgaagaggaagaggaagaggttgatatggaggacgatgaggaggattcGGATGACGATTTGGAGGTGACCGTCTCCAACAATAATTCCAAGAAGGGACAGACGGATTGGCGAGACTCGGAGGTCTTCATGTCATACACGCCACGGACGttcaacgccgccgaggagcgcGGATACGGTGTCCAGTCTGGCGGTCAGGGCTCAAGTTTCGTTGAAGCAGCCCGTGACGTGACCATGGACCTCACCAACGACGAGAGCGCCAAGGCGTTTGGAGCACCAACTCGGGccaagatgagatgggacaagaagtccaagaagTACGTGTCACGCGAGAACGACGATGACGGCTCCAAGGGCGCCAAGATGATCCGCGGAGAGAGCGGCGTCAAGATCGCGGCCAGCTTCCAGAGCGGCCGCTTCGACAAATGGAAGCGCGCCAACCGCATGGGCAAGCTCCCGCACGTCGGCGAGGTCGAGCGCACCGGCGGCAACACGGTCGCCCAGCTCCCCTCGGGTCCCCGGTACAAGCACAAGCAGGAGAAGGCGCCTAAGGAGGCCGACAAGCACCGCGACGACTACCGCGTGCGTAAGAAGCGGGTCGACGAGGCGAGGGAGAAGCGCATCGGAAGGTTCCGCGACGGTATGGGCAGcaagaaggagctcaagggccGCGACGACATTCGCAAGGCGAgacaggagaaggagaggaagagggccaAGAATGCTcggccgtcgaggaggcagTAG
- a CDS encoding DNA-directed RNA polymerases I, II, and III subunit RPABC1 — MDIDHVPTDARSKEVVRLWRAWRTVHEMVADREYELAEEEVKISLDRFRDEYCNPDGSINRAKLQFSARPSESMLRKFTPPATADKPDPVPDCGPIWVEFLADKTFGVSQIRQFATYVITNHYKTGIMVTHVPLSPAARKSLASVESLAKIECFLEDDLLVNITHHELVPKHVLLSRDEKTALLKRYRLKETQLPRILQRDPVARYLGLKRGQVVKIIRNSETAGRYASYRLCV, encoded by the exons ATGGATATCGATCACGTGCCTACGGATGCCAGGTCCAAGGAGGTCGTCCGGCTCTGGCGAGCGTGGAGGACCGTCCACGAGATGGTTGCGGATCGA GAATACgagctcgccgaggaggaagtcAAGATCTCGCTCGACCGCTTCCGCGACGAGTACTGTAACCCCGACGGCTCCATCAA CCGCGCAAAGCTCCAGTTCTCCGCCCGTCCCAGCGAGTCCATGCTGAGAAAGTTCACCCCCCCAGCCACGGCCGACAAGCCCGACCCAGTCCCAGACTGCGGCCCCATCTGGGTCGAGTTCCTCGCCGATAAGACGTTTGGCGTGAGCCAGATCCGCCAGTTCGCTACGTacgtcatcaccaaccactACAAGACGGGCATCATGGTCACCCACGTGCCCCTGTCTCCCGCCGCCCGCAAGTCGCTCGCCAGCGTCGAGTccctggccaagattgagtgcttcctcgaggacgacctgctcgtcaacatcacccACCACGAGCTAGTCCCCAAGCACGTCCTGCTCTCCCGCGACGAGAAGACTGCCCTCCTCAAGCGGTACCGTCTCAAGGAGACCCAGCTGCCCCGTATCCTGCAGCGAGATCCCGTTGCTCGCTACCTGGGCCTCAAGAGAGGCCAGgtcgtcaagatcatccGTAACAGTGAGACGGCCGGACGGTATGCCAGTTACCGGCTGTGTGTATAG
- a CDS encoding J domain-containing protein, which yields MAGKDSKEDKDALDALEAEAKEFDKDAEIDRILKAFRLDAYAVLDLQPGVPDSDIKICYRKKSLLIHPDKTKNPLAPDAFDRLKKAQTELMDEKHRARLDEAIADARMLLIRENKWTVDSEELKTDEFRRMWRDKSREVLIDNEHRRRRQMKAQLQEEGREQRRADAEVEDRKRKRQHEQDWEATRDERISSWRQFQKGQSGGEKKKKKKLKPIG from the exons ATGGCCGGCAAAGACTCAAAAGAAGACAAGGATGCgcttgatgccctcgaggctgaggccaaggagttTGACAAG GATGCAGAGATAGACCGAATTTTGAAGGCGTTTCGACTCGACGC CTATGCTGTATTAGATCTCCAGCCTGGTGTCCCCGACTCAGATATCAAAATCTGTTACCGCAAGAAGTCGCTACTCATCCATCCCGACAAGACAAAGAACCCATTAGCGCCCGACGCCTTCGACCGACTCAAGAAGGCACAGACAGAGCTCATGGATGAGAAGCATCGCGCACGGCTAGACGAGGCTATCGCGGACGCGCGCATGCTCCTCATTCGCGAGAACAAGTGGACGGTGGACagcgaggagctcaagacgGACGAGTTCCGTCGCATGTGGCGCGACAAGTCGCGCGAGGTGCTCATCGACAACGAGCACCGGCGCCGCCGGCAGATGAAGGCCCAGCTGCAGGAGGAGGGCCGCGAACAGCGCCGCGCCGACGCCGAGGTGGAGGACCGCAAGCGGAAGCGCCAGCACGAGCAGGACTGGGAGGCCACCCGGGATGAGCGGATCAGCAGCTGGCGACAATTTCAGAAGGGGCAATCTGGGGgcgaaaagaagaagaagaagaagctcaagcctATCGGCTGA
- a CDS encoding TFCD-C domain-containing protein: MDAPEADIDIKLQKISADLLSDFDRSLPHFLWKPDGHGGTRVRSRVRAKETFRLTSALLDPFQELPQLLDPYLPKWIPLLAEAFLKHLQTRHRGKTLSSRSKLLVSVEFAICKILYTFCKIRGEKVIVRFLNVEAKYLELLLLAIEESEQASTDEDSLGKWSWEERYVVLLWLSHLLLAPFDLSTISSVDLQDITAPEIPGMVWPDNLPAITVRMIPLAIKYIGTPGKERDAAKALLVRMATRRDMQELGVLESLVNWSLASLRLQKDRSPQTTYFYLGILSFLAGVLRSSSDTSDMNPYLSSIFYAIHAIATGENELSKTIVSFALARKMILKVIRSVVVLLLRQTPQDMASTEITETAIGYFLDCVADNDTPVRFAASKSLSIITLKLDPEMASQVVEAVLESLNRNVLWTRPAGGKPVRDLSAVNNLEWHGLMLTLSHLLYRRSPPAEQLSDIVHALLLGLSFEQRSMSGGSIGANVRDAACFGIWALARRYATDELLAIPTQSVFAAKAHPATSSILQVLGTELVVTASLDPAGNIRRGASAALQELIGRHPDTVDQGIWVVQTVDYHAVARRSRAVEEVAVNATRLSNQYGEAIIDTLLGWRGIGDLDALSRRVSGTAFGVLTFELSDTKSDDPLARFRDSIQLLTDRLKTLQVRQVEERHGLLLCFAAVLDKFPALAAAGTGNLDSSLIHQILSTVSTVLEDLQSTAYRKPELLAEAASRLVVSTLPILQVALLGIKSEEALRPGQELLHPDNSSSYLSLVSALDSLDSAADEHVLRLTSSLRSIIPTWLNRNEQETVEPAAAASLVLLIFSGPTERKAILDEWAETVKHRPTSRTTVHGNGYFHALTIAQPLAELSEDVASKALLERWEWDTEVESRVAILQSLTQSRVLRDKPMVFLDLIAEGLNDYTTNARGDVGSHVRVQALKAVRALWSNLDGVVEWTGDSVRSLFFSTLRLSAEKLDRVRPEAQAAIALVLKEGDATRFRELTFSSKTYFQNLLNLHVGDRLRPLLHDVAEADPSAWMTELMAGFVTSADTGNEDLVIASRAALCDFCEASQENLELVCQALLQNLKARQGQDRVIVPTLEITAFLFHVKLFQGSTVNFRSLCLQTQKAGYKTGNVRKLEACIRVYSGVASMGDQEGAEAGVQEARKRLGALLYHPWPKVKSMVVDGLWGLVGDEEEAGERLKGVDWGRVGKEQIKTAVEELRLV; encoded by the exons ATGGACGCGCCAGAAGCCGACATTGACATCAAGCTGCAGAAGATCTCGGCTGATCTTCTCAGCGACTTTGACCGCTCCCTGCCCCATTTTCTCTGGAAGCCGGATGGCCACGGCGGCACTCGAGTCCGCTCGCGGGTGCGCGCAAAGGAGACATTCCGCCTGACTTCAGCT CTTCTGGACCCCTTCCAGGAACTTCCCCAGTTGCTGGATCCGTATCTGCCCAAGTGGAttcccctcctcgccgaggcgTTCCTCAAGCATCTGCAGACACGCCACCGTGGAAAGACGCTCTCGTCTCGCTCCAAGCTGCTGGTATCTGTAGAATTTGCAATCTGCAAGATCCTGTACACTTTCTGCAAGATTCGTGGTGAAAAGGTCATTGTCCGCTTCCTCAATGTCGAGGCCAAGTACCTTGAACTGCTGCTCCTCGCCATCGAGGAGTCGGAGCAGGCCTCGACAGACGAGGATTCCCTTGGCAAGTGGTCATGGGAGGAGCGCTATGTTGTTCTCCTGTGGCTTTCCCACCTTCTTCTGGCGCCCTTCGATCTTTCAACCATCTCATCAGTTGACTTGCAAGATATCACGGCACCGGAAATCCCGGGTATGGTTTGGCCTGACAACCTTCCCGCCATTACCGTCCGGATGATCCCTCTGGCCATCAAGTACATTGGTACCCCAGGAAAGGAGAGAGACGCTGCAAAGGCTCTCCTAGTTAGAATGGCCACACGGCGCGACATGCAGGAACTCGGAGTCCTGGAGAGCCTTGTCAACTGGTCCCTGGCATCTCTACGCCTGCAGAAGGACCGGTCTCCGCAGACAACTTACTTTTACCTCGGAATCTTGTCTTTTCTTGCTGGAGTGCTACGCTCATCGTCGGATACTTCCGACATGAACCCCTACTTGTCGTCCATCTTCTATGCTATTCACGCTATAGCCACCGGCGAGAACGAGCTCTCGAAAACAATTGTTTCCTTTGCCCTGGCTAGGAAAATGatcctcaaggtcatccGATCCGTTGTCGTGCTTCTGCTCCGTCAGACACCCCAGGACATGGCCAGCACTGAGATCACGGAGACGGCAATTGGGTATTTCCTCGACTGCGTAGCTGACAATGACACACCAGTGAGATTCGCAGCGAGCAAGTCTCTGAGTATCATTACCCTGAAGCTGGACCCCGAGATGGCCTCTCAAGTCGTTGAAGCCGTTCTTGAATCACTTAACCGAAACGTTCTCTGGACCAGGCCAGCGGGAGGCAAGCCAGTCAGAGACCTCTCTGccgtcaacaaccttgaaTGGCATGGCCTTATGCTTACACTTTCTCACCTACTCTACCGACGATCCCCACCAGCTGAACAACTCTCGGACATTGTCCAtgcccttcttctgggcCTATCTTTCGAGCAAAGGAGCATGTCTGGTGGTAGTATTGGCGCCAACGTGCGAGACGCAGCATGCTTCGGCATCTGGGCACTCGCCCGGCGATACGCAACTGATGAACTCCTTGCAATCCCGACACAGTCCGTCTTTGCCGCCAAGGCGCACCCTGCCACAAGCTCAATTCTTCAGGTCCTCGGAACCGAGCTTGTGGTAACTGCCTCTCTGGATCCTGCTGGAAATATCAGACGCGGTGCATCAGCAGCTTTGCAAGAGCTGATCGGAAGACATCCAGATACAGTGGATCAGGGCATCTGGGTCGTCCAGACTGTTGATTACCACGCTGTTGCACGACGCTCAAGggccgtcgaggaggtggcCGTGAATGCCACCCGGCTGTCAAACCAGTATGGCGAGGCTATCATTGATACTCTGCTCGGATGGAGAGGAATCGGTGACCTTGATGCCCTTTCCAGACGTGTTTCTGGCACCGCGTTCGGCGTTCTAACCTTTGAGCTATCTGATACCAAGTCCGATGACCCCCTTGCTCGCTTCAGGGACTCCATCCAGCTTCTCACTGATCGTCTCAAGACCCTTCAAGTTCGCCAGGTTGAAGAGCGTCATGGTCTCTTGCTATGCTTTGCTGCAGTCTTGGACAAGTTTCCCGCCTTGGCCGCTGCAGGCACAGGAAATCTTGACTCGTCACTGATTCATCAAATCCTCTCGACAGTTTCAACCGTGTTGGAGGACTTGCAGTCGACGGCTTATCGCAAACCAGAACTACTTGCTGAAGCTGCCAGTCGTCTCGTTGTCTCGACGCTGCCGATCCTTCAGGTGGCACTTCTGGGCATCAAGTCGGAAGAAGCTCTCCGCCCTGGCCAAGAACTTCTTCATCCCGATAACTCGTCCAGTTATCTGAGCCTTGTTTCTGCCCTCGACTCGCTCGACAGCGCCGCAGATGAGCACGTGCTGCGGCTCACCTCCTCACTACGATCCATTATTCCAACTTGGCTTAACCGCAATGAGCAGGAAACTGTTGAACCCGCCGCTGCTGCATCCCTTGTTCTTCTGATATTCAGCGGCCCAACAGAGCGCAAGGCGATCCTGGACGAATGGGCTGAGACGGTTAAGCACCGCCCTACAAGCCGTACTACAGTGCATGGCAATGGTTACTTCCATGCCCTCACCATTGCGCAGCCATTAGCCGAGCTATCCGAGGATGTCGCCTCCAAGGCACTACTGGAGCGCTGGGAGTGGGACACAGAGGTCGAATCGAGGGTTGCCATCCTGCAGAGCCTCACACAGAGCCGCGTTCTGCGAGATAAGCCCATGGTTTTCCTTGATCTGATCGCCGAGGGACTCAATGATTACACTACTAATGCCCGGGGAGATGTTGGTTCGCATGTCCGTGTTCAAGCTCTGAAAGCAGTTAGGGCTCTATGGTCCAACCTGGACGGGGTAGTTGAATGGACAGGGGATTCTGTTCggtccctcttcttcagcacTCTTCGGCTTTCTGCAGAGAAGCTTGACCGCGTTCGTCCAGAAGCGCAGGCCGCCATTGCACTTGTTCTCAAAGAAGG TGATGCTACGCGATTCCGCGAACTCACATTCTCTTCAAAGACTTACTTTCAGAACCTCTTGAACCTTCATGTCGGAGACCGTCTTCGACCCCTTCTTCATGATGTAGCTGAGGCAGACCCAAGCGCATGGATGACTGAGCTCATGGCTGGGTTCGTTACATCGGCCGATACGGGCAACGAGGATTTGGTCATCGCTAGCCGAGCCGCACTCTGCGACTTCTGTGAGGCCAGTCAGGAGAACCTCGAACTCGTCTGCCAGGCGCTGCTTCAGAATCTCAAGGCCCGACAGGGGCAGGACAGAGTCATTGTGCCGACCCTCGAGATCACTGCATTCCTATTCCATGTGAAGCTCTTCCAGGGCAGTACCGTTAATTTTCGCAGTCTATGCCTGCAGACGCAAAAGGCTGGCTACAAGACAGGCAACGTGCGCAAGCTCGAGGCGTGCATCAGGGTCTACAGCGGCGTTGCATCCATGGGTGACCAGGAGGGTGCCGAGGCAGGCGTGCAGGAGGCTAGGAAACGGCTGGGTGCACTGTTGTATCATCCCTGGCCCAAAGTCAAGAGCATGGTGGTGGATGGGCTCTGGGGTCTCGTtggggatgaggaagaggctggcgAGAGGCTGAAGGGTGTGGACTGGGGCCGGGTTGGAAAGGAGCAGATCAAGACGGCCGTGGAAGAGCTGCGGTTGGTCTAG